A window of Candidatus Izemoplasma sp. contains these coding sequences:
- the ffh gene encoding signal recognition particle protein, translating into MAFENLSDRLQMAMRRVTGKGRLNEKDIDEMMREVRLSLLEADVHFRVVKQFTKGVKEKAKGEKILKGLNPGQQVVKIVRDELEKIMGEKAVPLNVKDQGLSIIMLVGLQGAGKTTTVGKLAKFLQDKQNKHPMLVALDVYRPAAIEQLKTIGQDLDMPVFEKGTDVNPVLTAKEALGFAKDHSHDVVIIDTAGRLQIDEKMMKELVDIEAAVEPDEILLTIDAMTGQDAVTTAKGFHEQLSITGAILTKLDGDTRGGAALSLRQVTEVPIKLMGLGEKLDQLEVFHPERMASRILGMGDVLTLVDKVTENIDETDMMSMMEKMMSGNFNYNDYIKQLKMIKRMGSLGGILKLIPGVGKALKNQDIDEKQLVYVEAMISSMTKQERKQPRLIEKSSSRRRRIAKGSGRKVSDVNRLIQTMQQQSKMMKQMKNMDPSQINPNNPLGSMPKQKAKKGKGKGKGRFRF; encoded by the coding sequence ATGGCATTTGAAAATTTAAGTGATCGTCTTCAGATGGCGATGCGTCGTGTAACTGGAAAAGGGCGCTTAAATGAAAAAGATATCGATGAAATGATGCGTGAGGTACGTCTGAGTTTACTTGAGGCAGACGTTCATTTTCGTGTTGTGAAACAATTCACTAAAGGTGTAAAAGAAAAAGCCAAAGGTGAAAAAATCTTAAAAGGACTCAACCCAGGACAACAAGTCGTAAAGATTGTTCGTGATGAATTAGAAAAAATCATGGGTGAAAAAGCAGTACCTTTAAATGTTAAGGACCAAGGATTGAGTATCATTATGCTTGTTGGTTTGCAAGGAGCTGGGAAAACTACCACTGTTGGTAAACTAGCAAAGTTTTTACAAGATAAGCAAAACAAACATCCAATGCTTGTTGCATTAGATGTTTATCGTCCTGCGGCAATTGAACAGTTAAAAACGATTGGACAAGATTTGGATATGCCAGTCTTTGAAAAAGGCACAGATGTTAATCCGGTTTTAACAGCAAAAGAAGCATTAGGATTTGCAAAAGATCACAGTCACGATGTGGTAATTATTGATACCGCTGGACGCTTACAAATCGATGAAAAAATGATGAAAGAATTAGTTGATATCGAAGCAGCTGTGGAACCCGATGAAATACTTTTAACCATTGATGCAATGACAGGACAAGACGCAGTTACAACAGCTAAAGGATTCCATGAGCAACTCTCTATTACAGGGGCTATATTAACCAAACTAGATGGTGATACACGTGGCGGAGCTGCCTTAAGTTTACGCCAAGTAACAGAGGTGCCAATCAAGTTAATGGGACTTGGTGAAAAACTTGATCAATTAGAAGTTTTCCATCCTGAACGAATGGCATCACGAATATTAGGCATGGGTGATGTGTTAACACTTGTCGATAAGGTAACTGAAAATATTGATGAAACTGATATGATGTCGATGATGGAAAAAATGATGAGTGGAAACTTCAACTATAACGACTATATCAAACAACTTAAAATGATCAAACGAATGGGATCACTTGGCGGTATTTTAAAACTTATCCCAGGTGTTGGAAAAGCGTTAAAAAATCAAGATATTGATGAGAAGCAACTTGTCTATGTAGAAGCTATGATTTCATCGATGACCAAACAAGAACGCAAACAACCAAGATTGATAGAAAAAAGCAGTTCACGTAGACGACGAATCGCTAAAGGTAGTGGACGAAAAGTCAGTGATGTTAATCGTCTTATTCAAACTATGCAACAACAATCAAAGATGATGAAACAAATGAAAAATATGGATCCATCCCAAATAAATCCAAATAATCCTTTAGGAAGTATGCCGAAACAAAAGGCAAAAAAAGGAAAAGGTAAAGGCAAAGGGCGTTTCCGTTTCTAG
- the prfA gene encoding peptide chain release factor 1 has product MEDRLNQIKARFKEINQLLMQEDVVTDIDRLTELSKERSELEPIVELYDTYLDALSTIEDLKEMTHETDPEIVEMAEMELMEMKEKVPQYEAQLQRYLVPKDPNDTKNVIVEIRGAAGGSEGNIFAGDLYRMYTKYAEHMGWTIEVTNAEPSDAGGYSQIEFTVSGKNVFSYLKYESGAHRVQRVPATESQGRIHTSTATVLVLPEAEDIEVDLNMKDLRIDTYRSSGAGGQSVNKTDSAVRITHEPTGTIVTCQDGKSQHENKASALRILKARLYDQKMQEQMEKEGEERRSKIGSGDRSEKIRTYNYPQNRVTDHRINYTIKQLDRVIDGKLEPVIDALIDEEFKRKLEGEE; this is encoded by the coding sequence ATGGAAGATCGTTTAAATCAAATAAAAGCACGTTTTAAAGAAATAAATCAGTTATTAATGCAAGAAGATGTAGTGACAGATATTGATAGATTAACAGAATTATCAAAAGAACGTAGTGAGTTAGAACCGATTGTTGAATTATATGATACATATTTAGATGCTTTATCGACCATTGAAGATTTAAAAGAGATGACCCATGAAACAGATCCTGAAATCGTTGAGATGGCAGAAATGGAACTCATGGAAATGAAAGAAAAAGTACCTCAATATGAAGCTCAATTACAACGTTATTTAGTTCCTAAAGATCCAAATGATACAAAGAACGTAATCGTTGAAATTCGTGGTGCTGCCGGTGGTTCTGAAGGTAATATTTTTGCCGGTGACTTATACCGCATGTATACAAAGTATGCTGAGCATATGGGATGGACAATTGAAGTTACCAATGCTGAACCGAGTGATGCTGGGGGATATAGTCAAATAGAATTTACGGTATCAGGTAAAAATGTCTTTTCCTATTTGAAATATGAATCAGGTGCACATCGCGTTCAACGGGTCCCTGCGACAGAATCACAAGGACGTATACATACATCAACCGCAACGGTTTTAGTCTTGCCAGAGGCAGAAGATATTGAAGTCGATTTAAATATGAAAGATTTACGAATTGATACGTATCGTTCGAGTGGAGCGGGGGGACAAAGTGTTAATAAAACGGATAGTGCTGTCCGTATTACCCATGAGCCAACAGGGACAATTGTTACTTGTCAAGATGGGAAAAGCCAACATGAAAATAAAGCATCCGCATTACGTATTTTAAAAGCACGTTTGTATGATCAAAAAATGCAGGAACAAATGGAAAAAGAAGGCGAAGAACGCCGTAGTAAAATAGGTAGTGGGGATCGCAGTGAGAAAATTAGAACGTATAATTATCCACAAAACCGTGTTACCGATCACCGTATCAACTATACTATTAAGCAATTAGACCGCGTCATTGATGGGAAATTAGAACCTGTTATTGATGCCTTAATTGATGAAGAATTTAAACGCAAACTAGAAGGAGAAGAGTAA
- the ftsY gene encoding signal recognition particle-docking protein FtsY: MGFFKNLFSSKAKKEKARKYKIGMDKTREGVLSNLKNVIESSQTIDDALFDDIEEIFIMADMGVDTVVKFIDHLKDTVSDKSIESTEAFKELIIDEMFKLYVQDNVVSSNLAIEDERLNVVLFVGVNGVGKTTTIAKVAHEYLNKGKSVLMVAGDTFRAGAIEQLETWAQRVGSDFFSKPAKSDPSSVMFDALNYAKEHDIDLVLCDTAGRLQNKKNLMNELEKIHRVIGREVDGAPHETLLVIDATTGQNGLSQAKIFNDVTSLSGIVLTKLDGTAKGGIALAIKEELGIPIKYVGLGEGLDDLEHFDLEEYMYGLFSGLF; the protein is encoded by the coding sequence ATGGGTTTTTTTAAGAATCTATTTAGTAGTAAAGCAAAAAAAGAAAAAGCACGTAAATATAAAATTGGCATGGATAAGACACGGGAAGGTGTCTTATCAAATTTAAAAAATGTCATCGAATCATCACAAACTATCGATGATGCATTATTTGATGATATTGAAGAAATTTTTATTATGGCGGATATGGGTGTCGATACAGTCGTAAAGTTTATTGATCATTTAAAAGACACTGTATCCGATAAATCGATCGAATCTACAGAAGCATTTAAAGAGTTAATTATTGATGAGATGTTTAAGTTGTATGTTCAAGACAATGTAGTTTCCTCTAACTTAGCGATTGAAGACGAGCGACTAAATGTCGTACTATTTGTTGGGGTTAACGGGGTAGGTAAAACAACCACCATTGCCAAAGTAGCACACGAGTATCTAAATAAAGGCAAATCAGTATTAATGGTCGCAGGCGATACTTTCCGTGCTGGAGCGATTGAACAACTTGAAACATGGGCACAACGAGTTGGCAGCGATTTTTTTTCAAAACCTGCGAAAAGTGATCCATCAAGTGTGATGTTTGATGCATTAAACTATGCCAAAGAACATGATATTGATCTTGTCTTATGCGACACTGCCGGAAGACTTCAAAATAAGAAAAATTTGATGAATGAGTTAGAAAAAATACATCGTGTTATTGGTAGAGAAGTAGATGGTGCACCACATGAAACCTTACTAGTTATTGATGCAACAACAGGACAAAATGGGTTATCACAGGCTAAAATATTTAATGACGTGACATCGTTAAGTGGCATTGTTCTCACCAAACTAGATGGAACTGCTAAGGGTGGAATTGCCTTAGCTATTAAAGAAGAGTTAGGAATCCCGATTAAATATGTAGGTCTAGGCGAAGGTTTAGATGATCTAGAACATTTTGACTTAGAAGAATATATGTATGGATTATTTAGTGGGTTATTTTGA
- a CDS encoding sigma factor-like helix-turn-helix DNA-binding protein, whose protein sequence is MKTLDDTIYLQRLYDFYGKLLTNKQQSYFEAYYFNDYSITEIAENHHISRNAVFDQLKRVETKLEEYETQLSLYQNYQKRQSIYREIGELEEITTIKELIDKVKEIE, encoded by the coding sequence ATGAAAACATTAGATGATACTATTTACTTACAACGGCTATATGATTTTTATGGTAAATTATTAACAAACAAGCAACAATCCTATTTTGAAGCCTATTACTTTAATGATTATTCCATCACGGAAATCGCAGAAAATCATCATATTAGCCGTAACGCTGTATTTGATCAGTTAAAACGGGTAGAGACAAAATTAGAGGAATATGAAACACAATTAAGCTTATATCAAAACTATCAAAAACGACAATCCATTTATCGTGAGATTGGCGAATTAGAAGAGATAACTACGATTAAAGAATTAATAGACAAAGTAAAGGAAATTGAGTGA
- a CDS encoding MATE family efflux transporter encodes MRKLMKRKIDLTTGNILLKLLIVALPTLLTSLVQMTYNLTDMFWVGRVDSIGLSPTEAIAAVGTVGYYPWFGFGLILLAKIGTSVNISQMAGKNDLDGVRHAGNTGFIIISFFALLYMSFGLFFNDFYVGIFNLNNANVIIYAKDYMQIIAMFGFAFFYVNLFNGVYDGLGKTINTLLVSGSGLLVNIILDPFFILEDFILFGLPFTGLAMGVKGAAIATVISQSFIFLIYIIIYVSPYRPFSLRPIKYFSKKMFKRIIRIGTPVGIQSMLFTSISIVIGVMVASYGEDVMATQRLGSQIEAVAWMIASGFQVALASFVGQNFGAMQYDRIKEGFKVAMRLLVPYGIIINIGMFVFAEEVFSIFIDELGTLKIGVLYLEILSISQLFMIVELGVAGAFNGLGKTMIPSGVGIVGNFLRIPGAALLSISLGYAGIWWAVSGSSILKGTILVIWFIFLLKKLGKPDGILFENSN; translated from the coding sequence ATGAGAAAGTTAATGAAACGCAAAATAGATTTAACCACAGGCAATATCTTATTAAAATTATTGATAGTTGCACTACCAACACTTTTAACGAGTTTAGTACAAATGACATATAATTTAACTGATATGTTTTGGGTTGGACGAGTAGACAGTATTGGTCTCAGTCCAACCGAAGCTATAGCAGCTGTAGGCACTGTAGGGTATTATCCTTGGTTTGGGTTTGGGCTTATTTTACTCGCTAAAATAGGTACGAGTGTTAATATAAGTCAAATGGCAGGAAAAAATGATTTAGATGGTGTGAGACATGCAGGGAATACCGGCTTTATAATAATTTCATTTTTTGCCTTACTTTATATGAGTTTTGGCCTATTTTTCAATGATTTTTATGTAGGAATCTTCAATTTAAATAATGCGAACGTGATCATTTATGCCAAAGATTATATGCAAATCATTGCAATGTTTGGCTTTGCTTTCTTTTACGTTAACCTTTTTAATGGTGTATATGATGGACTTGGAAAAACCATTAATACCCTCCTTGTCTCAGGGTCAGGATTGCTTGTCAACATTATTCTCGACCCGTTCTTTATTTTAGAAGACTTCATTTTATTTGGCCTACCCTTTACGGGATTAGCTATGGGTGTTAAAGGGGCGGCTATTGCGACGGTTATTTCGCAGTCATTTATCTTTCTAATTTATATCATTATATATGTTTCACCGTATCGACCATTTAGCTTACGGCCAATAAAATATTTTTCTAAAAAAATGTTTAAGCGAATTATCCGTATTGGAACACCAGTCGGGATACAGAGTATGCTTTTTACATCGATTAGTATTGTGATTGGTGTAATGGTTGCGAGTTATGGTGAAGACGTCATGGCAACCCAACGTCTAGGAAGTCAAATTGAAGCAGTAGCTTGGATGATTGCATCTGGTTTTCAAGTCGCATTAGCAAGTTTTGTTGGACAGAATTTTGGAGCCATGCAATATGATAGAATCAAAGAAGGCTTTAAAGTTGCGATGCGGCTTTTAGTACCGTATGGAATTATCATTAATATAGGGATGTTTGTCTTTGCAGAAGAAGTCTTTTCGATTTTTATTGATGAACTAGGAACCTTAAAAATAGGTGTTTTATATTTAGAAATATTAAGTATTTCTCAGCTGTTTATGATTGTTGAGTTAGGTGTTGCTGGGGCATTTAACGGTCTTGGTAAAACAATGATTCCATCAGGGGTTGGTATTGTTGGGAACTTTTTACGCATACCTGGTGCGGCGCTATTGAGTATATCCTTAGGATACGCTGGTATATGGTGGGCTGTCTCAGGAAGCAGTATTTTAAAAGGAACCATCTTAGTTATTTGGTTTATATTCTTATTGAAGAAACTCGGTAAGCCAGATGGAATCTTATTTGAAAATTCAAATTAA
- a CDS encoding sulfite exporter TauE/SafE family protein codes for MEYVVYIIGGLMAGIATGLVGLSAATIIAPLFVTALRMNPYVAIGIALASDVFASALSAANYIKHKNIHLFHAVSLAIPVVLFTLIASYFSKDTNPESLGGLVNIFVIFLGLRFLIFPLAGDTNKKLLTLTKSKVLQSVLWGAIIGSINGYFGAGGGLSMLAILTVVLGYDLKNGVGTSVFIMTFTAFVGAAAHIVFGGTEWIPLIITSISAMAGANLSSNYANTIESDKLNKLIGSFLVVFGIVLVSIYFTR; via the coding sequence ATGGAATACGTTGTATATATTATTGGTGGGTTAATGGCGGGTATTGCCACGGGCCTTGTTGGACTGAGTGCCGCAACCATTATTGCACCATTATTTGTGACCGCTTTAAGGATGAATCCTTATGTTGCAATAGGTATTGCTTTAGCCAGTGATGTCTTTGCAAGTGCACTAAGTGCGGCCAATTATATTAAACATAAAAATATTCACTTATTTCATGCCGTATCATTAGCTATCCCAGTTGTATTATTTACCCTTATAGCCTCCTACTTCTCAAAAGATACTAACCCTGAAAGTCTTGGTGGCTTAGTCAATATCTTCGTTATCTTCTTAGGCTTAAGATTTCTAATCTTCCCCCTTGCAGGAGATACCAATAAGAAACTGTTAACCTTAACTAAAAGCAAAGTCTTACAAAGCGTATTATGGGGAGCCATCATAGGATCTATCAATGGATATTTTGGTGCTGGAGGTGGTCTCAGTATGTTAGCCATATTGACAGTTGTTCTTGGCTATGATTTAAAAAATGGTGTTGGAACGAGTGTCTTTATTATGACCTTTACCGCATTTGTTGGCGCAGCTGCACATATTGTATTTGGTGGAACAGAGTGGATCCCTTTAATAATCACGTCAATTTCTGCAATGGCAGGGGCAAACTTATCGAGCAATTATGCCAATACAATTGAAAGTGATAAATTAAATAAACTTATTGGATCATTTCTTGTTGTCTTTGGAATTGTCCTTGTTAGTATTTACTTCACCCGATAA
- the prmC gene encoding peptide chain release factor N(5)-glutamine methyltransferase produces MPTYKEALQINEQYALDNQKETTGIKVLLQHFSQLSNNELFLHFDEEMPEPDYKAFLYGVDQYVVKNIPVQHITQKEYFYGYEFFVNQDVLIPRFETEELVANLLMIYDEVFNQRPVDVVDIGTGSGCLAITLDKEEKHMTVSASDISIEALAVAKKNNQLLDANVSFYEGDMLKPFEGKTFDILVSNPPYIPKDEAVDHLVKDNEPHIALFGGADGLDFYRVIIKNAKKILNARFIMAFEHAYDKNDALRKLIEDHFEDVEIRQMKDMQGKDRMTFVIKK; encoded by the coding sequence ATGCCTACATATAAAGAAGCATTACAGATTAATGAACAATATGCCTTGGATAATCAAAAAGAAACCACTGGCATTAAAGTGTTGTTACAACACTTTTCTCAATTAAGCAATAACGAGTTATTCTTACACTTTGACGAAGAGATGCCTGAACCGGATTATAAAGCATTTTTATATGGCGTAGACCAATATGTCGTTAAAAATATTCCTGTTCAACACATCACACAAAAAGAGTATTTTTACGGTTATGAGTTCTTCGTTAATCAAGATGTGTTAATTCCACGCTTTGAAACAGAAGAGTTAGTTGCGAATCTGTTAATGATTTATGATGAAGTTTTTAATCAACGCCCTGTTGATGTCGTCGACATTGGAACCGGAAGTGGATGTCTAGCAATTACCTTAGATAAAGAAGAAAAGCATATGACCGTGAGTGCTTCTGATATCTCTATAGAAGCATTGGCTGTGGCGAAAAAAAATAACCAATTGCTAGATGCGAATGTTTCATTTTATGAAGGAGATATGCTGAAGCCGTTTGAGGGTAAGACCTTTGATATTCTTGTATCAAACCCACCATATATTCCTAAAGATGAAGCAGTCGACCATCTTGTTAAAGATAACGAACCCCATATTGCTCTGTTCGGGGGCGCAGATGGATTAGACTTCTACCGTGTTATTATTAAGAATGCTAAAAAGATTTTAAATGCACGATTTATTATGGCTTTTGAACATGCTTATGATAAGAATGATGCTCTAAGAAAATTGATTGAAGATCACTTTGAAGATGTTGAGATTCGACAAATGAAGGATATGCAAGGTAAAGATCGTATGACCTTTGTGATAAAAAAATAA
- the topA gene encoding type I DNA topoisomerase, which produces MAEKLVIVESPSKSKTISQYLGDDYHVLSSKGHIRDLAIKGKGGLGLEIENDFKPQYSVIKNKNKIVKELKKAAKKADEIYLATDPDREGEAISWHLKETLNTKDKPTKRVIFNEITRDRVKEAFDHPRDIDYDLVSSQETRRILDRIIGFKLSKLLQNKIKSKSAGRVQSAALKMIVEREKEIEAFVPDEYWKIKAIFPNFEAELDKINGEKAELTNEKETMDVVNDLDDQFTIDKIDTRNRKRQSKLPFTTSAMQQEASTKLNFSSAKTMLIAQRLYEGIELGDETVGLITYMRTDSTRMSDTFIQPALSHIEKTHGKEYRGVYKKPKNGSNTQDAHEAIRPTSVEYTPKEVKPYLKRDEYKLYRLIYLRAIASLMKAATLESTSLLLKNKVYLFKSTAQKLVFDGYLRVYDYETVTDQKLPDFTEGESVKHDEIEPTQHFTSPPARFSEAKLIKEMEEVGIGRPSTYSQTISTLKKRKYVTMKSKAFMPTDQGRLTIEKLDEFFAQIISVDYTARMEKVLDEISMGNEDQTKIISSFYHSFIPMVENANKHMEKIAPKFTGETCPKCGHKMVYRQSKYGTFEACSNFPECKYIKQNKEQEKVEPESTGVTCAKCQTGTIVKRVAKSGRNKGNTFYACDNFPKCRNILQYEPTGETCPECGKLLMKDEDGIVMCQDQKQCGYKK; this is translated from the coding sequence ATGGCAGAGAAATTAGTAATTGTTGAGTCACCAAGTAAATCAAAAACTATTTCACAATATCTTGGCGATGATTATCATGTATTATCATCTAAAGGACATATTCGTGATTTAGCGATTAAAGGAAAAGGTGGCTTAGGTCTAGAAATTGAAAATGATTTTAAACCACAATATAGTGTGATTAAAAATAAGAATAAAATTGTTAAAGAGTTGAAGAAGGCTGCTAAAAAGGCAGATGAAATCTATCTTGCTACTGACCCGGATCGTGAAGGTGAGGCAATTAGTTGGCATCTCAAGGAAACGCTGAACACCAAAGATAAACCAACTAAACGCGTTATTTTTAATGAGATTACACGTGATCGTGTTAAAGAAGCGTTTGATCATCCGAGAGATATCGATTATGATCTGGTATCGAGCCAAGAGACCCGACGTATCTTAGATCGTATTATCGGATTTAAGTTATCTAAATTATTACAAAACAAAATCAAATCTAAATCAGCCGGTCGCGTTCAAAGTGCCGCATTGAAGATGATTGTTGAACGAGAAAAAGAAATTGAGGCCTTCGTACCGGATGAGTACTGGAAAATTAAAGCCATTTTTCCAAATTTTGAAGCTGAATTAGATAAGATCAATGGCGAAAAAGCTGAGTTAACAAATGAAAAAGAAACAATGGATGTTGTGAATGATTTAGACGATCAATTTACAATTGATAAAATTGATACACGTAATCGTAAGCGACAATCAAAATTACCGTTTACGACATCAGCTATGCAGCAAGAAGCTTCTACTAAATTGAATTTTAGTTCCGCAAAGACAATGTTGATTGCTCAACGACTCTATGAAGGTATTGAGTTAGGTGATGAAACCGTGGGTTTAATTACTTACATGCGTACCGATTCAACCCGGATGAGCGACACCTTTATTCAACCAGCATTATCACATATTGAAAAGACCCATGGTAAAGAATACAGAGGGGTCTATAAAAAACCAAAAAATGGGAGTAATACCCAAGATGCCCATGAAGCTATTCGACCGACTTCTGTAGAGTATACACCCAAAGAAGTAAAGCCCTATTTAAAACGTGATGAGTATAAATTATATCGTTTAATTTATTTACGGGCGATCGCATCATTGATGAAGGCTGCGACTTTAGAGTCGACATCTCTTTTACTTAAGAATAAAGTATATCTCTTTAAATCTACGGCACAAAAACTTGTATTTGATGGATATTTAAGAGTGTATGATTATGAAACAGTGACAGATCAAAAATTACCAGACTTCACAGAAGGTGAATCGGTAAAACATGATGAGATTGAACCGACACAACATTTCACATCACCGCCGGCTAGATTTTCAGAGGCAAAATTAATTAAAGAGATGGAAGAAGTTGGTATTGGTAGACCATCAACCTATTCACAAACCATCTCAACGTTGAAGAAACGAAAGTATGTTACGATGAAATCAAAAGCCTTTATGCCAACTGATCAAGGCCGTTTGACAATAGAGAAGTTAGATGAGTTCTTTGCTCAAATTATCAGTGTTGATTATACTGCCCGCATGGAAAAAGTCTTAGATGAAATATCAATGGGAAATGAAGATCAAACAAAAATCATTTCTAGTTTCTATCACTCATTTATCCCAATGGTAGAAAATGCAAATAAACACATGGAAAAAATAGCGCCAAAGTTTACTGGCGAAACCTGTCCAAAATGTGGACATAAGATGGTATATCGGCAATCAAAATATGGAACTTTTGAAGCATGTAGTAATTTTCCTGAGTGTAAGTATATTAAGCAAAACAAAGAACAAGAAAAAGTTGAACCAGAATCGACAGGCGTTACCTGTGCAAAATGTCAAACGGGAACAATTGTTAAACGTGTAGCAAAAAGTGGCCGCAATAAAGGAAATACTTTTTATGCGTGTGATAACTTCCCTAAATGCCGTAATATTTTGCAATATGAACCAACTGGTGAAACCTGCCCGGAATGTGGTAAGTTATTGATGAAAGATGAAGATGGCATTGTCATGTGTCAAGACCAAAAACAATGCGGATATAAAAAATAA